GCAGTCATGGTCATCTACTTGGGTAACGGACCGCACTTGCCGATGCGCCGCCCGGGCGGCCCGAATCCGGGTAATCCATTGCACGCGTTTCGCGATCCCCAGTTCAGAGCGATTGCGGTAGGTTATTTCGGGCACATGTGGGAGCTTTATGCCTTCTGGACCATACTACCCATGCTCGTTGCACGCTCGCCCCTGCCTTCGCTTTTCGAAACACAGGGCATCTCAGCGCTGGCCTTCGCCATCATTGGGGTTGGCGCCATTGGGTGCGTCTTCGGCGGCGTGCTAACCCGCTGGGTAGATAGTGCCCGCGTCGCGCTCAGCGCTCTCGCGATTTCAGGAGTGTGCTGCTTTCTCTTGCCGTTCGCGGCAGACGCGCTGTCACGGGGTTGCCTGTTGGTTTTTTTCTTGATTTGGGGAGCGGCAGTTGTCGCAGATTCCCCGCAGTTTTCAGCGTTAGCTGCCAAGACATGCCCTCTGCCCTTGGTCGGCGGTGCACTCGCCATTCAGAACTCGATTGGATTTGCGCTGACGGTGGCTTCCATTACCCTCGTGTCCACGTTGCTAGGGGACCTGGGCATGAAAACGTCCTGGGTGCTTCTGCCGGGCCCAGTTTTGGGAATCATAGGCTTCCTGTCGTTGCGCCGCAGTTCCCGCTGACAGCGGCTGCGGCAGCGAACGCTCGGCTCGGATATGTGTCGGGAATCGCTCCTTAACGCCCGATCAATATAGTTGAATGCGCGTCTAGCACGCAAGTACGGCCGCTTTCGGCGCCGTCCATGTTGCAGTTCACAAGGATGTCGGCTGCAGGGGTGAACTTGCTCGAGGCAACCCCCCCGTTTCCTAAACAGGCCGCATTCAGAAGGATTCACTCATGAGCAAGGTCCGTCGCGGGAAGGTACGAAAACCGTGACCACGATCTTTACCGTAGGCGCGATACTCCGCGAATACACCGGCGAAGTACTCTACTCTCCACTTCAATGGTGCGCTGGCAGGCTGGACCGCGTGGTCAGCGATCTGGAGTTCTAGATGCTGGAAGGCATTTCAGCGACCTCGATATCCCTTGATCGGCTCAGCAGAGGAGCGTGCGACTTGAGCGGCCGGAACCCCCATGGGGCACTTCACGGGTTCTGGGCGCATTGACCCGAAGCCTCGGAAAGTCTTCTTTACGCCCGTTGGCTGCCAACGCCATGTGACACTTCCGCTCATTGCCGACAAGCGTCAGCATTAGGATTTCATATTGGTGTGGTCAGTCCACTGACCACGTCGAGGAACGGCTGTCTTGTTCTCGAGCGAAGGAGATCGCAGGCGTGCACACACGGCGCTATGCTTGAGCTGCGATGGGGCCGCAGTGGAAGCATGCGCCCTTTCAACCGGCTACTCTAGGGAAGTGCTTATGTGGACGCCTCCCGGATAGCAAGGTCGATTTGACATGGTGGTCGACAGGTAGAGGCAGCACGCTTATGTCCGGCCCGTTTGTTGCAGGCCTTAAGGCCTGCTGGCCCATATGGAATTCGCTGACGAGGTCCCCAGCTTGCGTATTTCGGGGCGCTTGATCAGCGATTTCGGGGGAACGTGATCACCTGTTTCGGCGGGAAGCTGCTCGCTGGTTTCGGCGGAACGTGATCACTTCGACGACGCTGCCGAAATCGGTGATCACGATCCCGAAACGAGTGATCACGTTGCCGAAATAGGTGATCAAGCAGCCGAAACGGGTGATCACGCACCGTAATGGGGCCGGGCAAGGGCTGGGGTGGGACTGCGCATGGACTAGAACGCCGGCGATACGCTGCTTCCTTTTTGCAAGGAAGCAAGCTGATGCCGGCCAACCGGATGACCATGCGCAAGATCAAGGAAGTGCTTCGCCTGAAATGGGCGTGTGGCCTTTCGCACCGGCAGATCGCTAGGGCGACGGGTGTGAGTGTTGGTGCCGTTTCGCAGTACGCGCGATGGCGAAGGCAGCGGGGCTGGATTGGGCGCAGGCGGATAGCCTGAACGAGGATACGCTGGAGCAGCGGCTGTTCGGCGCACAGAAGCCGGCCAACAGCCCGGGCGGACGGGTGACGCCGGACTTCCCCTACCTGCACCGCGAGCTGCGCCGCAAGGGCGTGACACTGCAGTTGCTGTGGGAGGAATACCTGGACGCGAATCCCGGGGTCCCCATTTACCAATACACGCAGTTCTGCTGCCGTTACCGGGACTGGGCAGCGACACTCAAGCGGTCCATGCGCCAGCAGCACCGCGCCGGCGAGAAGCTGTTTGCGGACTTCGCAGGTCAGATGGTGCCGATTCTGGACCCGGAAGGCGGCCTTGCGTTTGAAGCCAGCATCTTCGTCGCTGTGCTTGGCGCGTCGAATTACACATACGCGTGCGCCACCCGGGGGCAGACCACCGCCGACTGGATCGGGGGCAATGGTCTGTGCGATGGAATTCGCCGGCGGCGTGCCTGAGCTGCTTGTGCCGGACAACCCGCGCGCGCTGGTGGCTCGCCCTGACCGATACGAGCCAGTGCTGTCCCGAACTGCAGAAGACTTCGTTCATCACTACGGCACGGCCATGCTGCCGGCACGGCCGCGCAAACCGCAAGACAAGGCCAAGGTCGAGACCGGCGTGCTGATCGTCGAGCGGTGGATCCTGGCGCGGCTGCGCAACCATCGCTTTTACAGCTTGGGCGAGCTCAACAAGGCCATCAAGAAGCTCGTCGCCGACCTGAATGACCGACCGTTCAAGAAGCTGCCTGGCACGCGCCGGGAGTGGTTCGAGCGGTTGGACCGGCCAGTGTTGCGACCGCTGCCGCCGCGGCGCTACGAAGTTGCAACGTTCAAACAATGCCGCGTCAACGTCGACTACCACGTCGAGATCGACGGTCACTACTACAGCGTGCCGCATGCCCTGGTGCGAAAGGCGGTCGAGGCTCGCGTAACCCGCCACACCATCGAGATCCTGTACGGTGGCAAACGGGTGGCGCTGCACGCGCGCAATACCCGCAAGGGCAGCCACAGCACGGTCAAGGAACACATGCCGGTGGCCCACCGCGCGCACCTCGAATGGACGCCCGGCCGGCTGCTCAACTGGGCAGCCTCGATTGGGCCCAACGTCGCCGTCATCGTCGAATACCAGCTCACCCACAAGAGCCATCCCGAGATGGGCTATCGCGCCTGCCTGGGTCTGCTGAGTCTGGCCAAGAAGTACAGCAAGGAGCGGCTCGAAGCCGCTTGCGCTCGCGCCGTCGCCATTGGCTCGCTCACGCGTAAGTCTGTGGTCTCCATCCTTGAAAACCATCTGGACCGGCAAGCCACTCTGCCGGTATCGCAAACCGAGTGGCATTCCCCCATGCACGACAACGTGCGCGGACCCGACTACTACCATTAGGAAAACTATGCTGATGCAACACACCGTCGGCCAGCTCAAGGCCCTCAAGCTCGACGGGATGGCGCGGGCCTTCGAGGAACAGTCTGCCCTGACCGCCAGTTCCAGCCTGCCGTTCGAAGAACGCTTCTCCATGCTGGTCGACCGGGAGATTGCTTGGCGCGACACCAGGCGCCTGGAGCGGCTGCTGCGCTCGGCCAAGCTCAAGCACACCCAGGCATGCCTCGAGGATGTGGTCTATGACGGCAGTCGCGGCCTTGATCAGCGGCTGGTCGCTACCCTGGCCAGTTGCGACTGGATCCGCAACGCTCAGAGCCTCATCCTGACCGGGGCGACCGGTGCCGGCAAGTCCTGGTTGGCCTGTGCGTTTGCTCAGCAGGCCTGTCGACAGGGATTCTCTGCTCTCTATCTGCGGGTGCCTCGACTGTTCGAGGAACTGCAGATCGCCCACGGCGACGGGAGCTTTACGCGCCGCCTGGCGCAACTCGCACGCATCGATGTTCTGGTGCTGGACGACTGGGGCCTACAGGAGCCTTCTGAAAGCGCTCGCGGCGATCTGCTGGAAGTTCTGGACGACCGCGTCGGTACCCGCTCGACCATCGTGACAAGCCAGCTCCCGATCGAGCATTGGCACCAGTGGTTGAATGATCCGACGCTGGCTGACGCCATCCTGGACCGGCTGGTCCACCAGGCGCACAAGGTGGCGCTCAAAGGCGAATCCATGCGCAAGCGCACGGCAACCGACGCCAAGAAACGGGCATCGTGATCACCTACGCTACAATCTCCTGACCGCGCAGTACCACCTTCCTTCCCTGATCACGTTCGCCGAAACCGCTGATCACCTTCACCGAAATCCGCAAATTAGACCAAGTCATCAGGGTATGCGCTATCAGCGACCATCCGTGTCATGAAACCCGAGGGGTCAACGTCTTCCGAGGGGTTCATTGGCGCTGCTCGAATTCGCTTCTCCATCGCCACACGACCAAAGCACCGAGAAGCAAAAAGAATCGCCGCGGCGGGATGCGGAGACGTCCCGACACGCTTTTCGGCCCTAACAGGCCGCTGAAATACCTCCAGCGGACGTCAGCGCGACGACTGGCTGAAGCGTTGCTTTGAGGATCCCATCCAATCCCACATTCATGCGCGGCGCAGATACCTTCACGGGAAGCTTGTTCACTATGCGGAGGCTGGAGGATTTCGTGCCGCAGTCCCATCCGCTGCGCTCGATCCGGACTATGGCCAACCAGGCGCTGGTGAAGATGGACCGGCTGTTCGCGCAGATGTACGAGGCCGATATCAAGGGTGGCCGCCCCAGTATCGCGCCGGAGAAGTTGCTGCGGGCCATGCTGCTGCAGGTGCTCTACAGCATTCGCTCTGAGCGCCAGCTCATGGAGCAGACGCAATACAACCTGCTGTTTCGCTGGTTCATCGGGCTGTCGATGGACGACTCAGTTTGGGTGCCCACGGTCTTCACCAAGAACCGCGAGCGACTGATCAAGCATGATGCGGTGATCCAGTTTTTCAACGAGGTGCTGGCCATCGCGCAGAAGAAGAACTGGCTGTCGGGTGAGCACTTCAGCGTGGACGGCACGCTGATACAGGCGTGGGCAGGCCACAAGAGCTTCGTGCGCAAGGATGGCGACGACCAAGACGATGACGCCGGCGGCAGCTTCAAAGGTCGCAAGCGCAGCAACGAGACACACGAATCCAAGACCGATCCCGATGCCAAGCTCTACCGCAAGGGCAAGACATCCAGTGAGCTGCGCTACATGGGTCATACCCTGAGCGACAACCGCCATGGCCTGGTGGTTAGCGCCATGGTGACCAAGGCGGACGGACACGCCGAGCGGGAGGCCGCAAAGGTCATGCTTAACGATGCCAGGCAGGTGATTGAAGACCTGAATGTGGAAGTCACCGTGGGCGCGGACAAGGGCTATGACGCGCACGAGTTCATTGAGGCCTGCCTGGAAATGAAGGTGACGCCCCACGTGGCGCAGAACACATCGGGTCGTCGCTCGGCCGTTCCTGATGCCATTGCTTCCAGCGCCGGTTATGCCGTCTCGCAACAAAAGCGCAAGCTGATCGAACAGGGCTTCGGGTGGGTCAAGACCGTGGGGCGCATGCGTCAGGTGATGGTGCGCGGTCTGAAGAAAGTCGATCAGATGTTTGTGCTGAGCATGGCCGCCTACCACCTCGTGCGCATGCGCTCGCTGGGACAAATCCGTCCGCAGTTGCAGTAATCGCGCTAATGAGGCCGGAATGGGCGCCAAAACGCGGAAAAAGCCGAGGCAGTGACGTCCGGCTTCCGGATTGTGAAAAACAGCGCTCCCCGCCTTGCGGGGAAAAACTCATCGCTAGCGCGATGAGT
The Cupriavidus taiwanensis genome window above contains:
- a CDS encoding MFS transporter, whose product is MAQSSNAALKSGWLRLDPVLTIATAQLFGTSLWFSANSAADDLARTWGLTAANIGMLTAAVQSGFILGTLVFAVFGLADRFSASRIFCLSALLGAAFNAWFACLSGDFSAAIALRFAVGVCLAGVYPIGMKLIISWAPDRAGAALALLVGMLTLGSALPHGLRIMAAQWPWQYVMAGSSVLAGIAAVMVIYLGNGPHLPMRRPGGPNPGNPLHAFRDPQFRAIAVGYFGHMWELYAFWTILPMLVARSPLPSLFETQGISALAFAIIGVGAIGCVFGGVLTRWVDSARVALSALAISGVCCFLLPFAADALSRGCLLVFFLIWGAAVVADSPQFSALAAKTCPLPLVGGALAIQNSIGFALTVASITLVSTLLGDLGMKTSWVLLPGPVLGIIGFLSLRRSSR
- the istB gene encoding IS21-like element ISRme9 family helper ATPase IstB; translated protein: MLMQHTVGQLKALKLDGMARAFEEQSALTASSSLPFEERFSMLVDREIAWRDTRRLERLLRSAKLKHTQACLEDVVYDGSRGLDQRLVATLASCDWIRNAQSLILTGATGAGKSWLACAFAQQACRQGFSALYLRVPRLFEELQIAHGDGSFTRRLAQLARIDVLVLDDWGLQEPSESARGDLLEVLDDRVGTRSTIVTSQLPIEHWHQWLNDPTLADAILDRLVHQAHKVALKGESMRKRTATDAKKRAS
- a CDS encoding IS5 family transposase; amino-acid sequence: MRGADTFTGSLFTMRRLEDFVPQSHPLRSIRTMANQALVKMDRLFAQMYEADIKGGRPSIAPEKLLRAMLLQVLYSIRSERQLMEQTQYNLLFRWFIGLSMDDSVWVPTVFTKNRERLIKHDAVIQFFNEVLAIAQKKNWLSGEHFSVDGTLIQAWAGHKSFVRKDGDDQDDDAGGSFKGRKRSNETHESKTDPDAKLYRKGKTSSELRYMGHTLSDNRHGLVVSAMVTKADGHAEREAAKVMLNDARQVIEDLNVEVTVGADKGYDAHEFIEACLEMKVTPHVAQNTSGRRSAVPDAIASSAGYAVSQQKRKLIEQGFGWVKTVGRMRQVMVRGLKKVDQMFVLSMAAYHLVRMRSLGQIRPQLQ